In a single window of the Clostridia bacterium genome:
- the raiA gene encoding ribosome-associated translation inhibitor RaiA, translated as MKIIVSGKNMEVTDALRNTVEKKVGKLERYFNPGTEAQVTLSVEKNRHIAEVTIPFDGVILRGEDSTDDMYATIDSVLDKIERQIIKHKTKLERKLRTGAFKYNHPVFSKTYMDEKYEEPVIVKTKRFEMKPMDPEEAILQMNLLGHNFFVFTNAETDGVNVVYKRNDGDYGLIIPDYM; from the coding sequence ATGAAGATCATTGTTAGTGGTAAAAACATGGAAGTCACCGATGCTTTAAGGAACACTGTTGAAAAAAAGGTGGGTAAATTAGAGCGATATTTCAACCCAGGCACAGAAGCTCAAGTAACGTTATCAGTAGAAAAAAATAGGCACATCGCCGAGGTGACAATACCCTTCGATGGAGTAATTCTCCGAGGGGAGGACAGCACAGATGATATGTATGCAACGATAGACAGCGTCCTTGATAAGATAGAAAGACAGATTATAAAGCACAAAACCAAGCTGGAAAGAAAACTTCGAACCGGCGCATTCAAATATAACCATCCGGTATTCTCAAAGACATATATGGATGAGAAATATGAGGAACCGGTGATAGTTAAAACCAAGAGGTTTGAAATGAAACCCATGGACCCGGAAGAGGCTATACTTCAGATGAATCTTTTGGGACACAACTTCTTCGTATTCACCAATGCAGAAACTGATGGTGTGAATGTTGTGTATAAGAGAAACGATGGGGATTACGGTTTGATAATACCTGATTATATGTAA
- a CDS encoding amino acid ABC transporter ATP-binding protein, which produces MIKVVNLHKYFGDLEVLKGVNNHIKKGEVVCVIGASGSGKSTFLRCLNLLEEPTKGDVYIDGISLVEQKKEINKLRQKVGMVFQQFNLFPHMKVIDNISLAPIKLKKMTKEEAQQKALELLAKVGLKDKAQAYPKQLSGGQKQRVAIARALAMDPEIMLFDEPTSALDPEMIGEVLDVMKELARMGMTMVVVTHEMGFAREVGDRILFMDDGVIAEEGTPDEIFNHSKNKRTKEFLSKVL; this is translated from the coding sequence GTGATTAAGGTAGTTAATTTGCATAAATATTTTGGAGATCTTGAGGTATTAAAAGGGGTAAACAACCATATTAAAAAAGGTGAAGTGGTTTGTGTTATAGGTGCCAGCGGTTCCGGCAAGAGTACATTTTTGAGATGTCTCAACCTGTTGGAAGAGCCTACAAAAGGTGATGTATATATAGATGGGATATCTTTGGTAGAGCAAAAGAAGGAAATAAATAAGTTGAGACAAAAAGTGGGCATGGTTTTTCAGCAATTCAATCTGTTTCCTCATATGAAGGTGATAGACAATATAAGCCTTGCCCCCATAAAACTTAAAAAGATGACAAAAGAGGAGGCACAGCAAAAGGCTTTGGAGCTGTTAGCCAAGGTGGGGCTGAAAGACAAGGCCCAGGCTTATCCTAAACAATTGTCAGGGGGACAAAAACAAAGAGTAGCCATAGCCCGAGCACTTGCCATGGACCCTGAAATAATGCTATTTGATGAACCCACATCAGCATTGGACCCTGAAATGATAGGGGAAGTTCTAGATGTAATGAAAGAGTTGGCAAGAATGGGTATGACCATGGTAGTAGTAACCCATGAGATGGGTTTCGCCCGTGAAGTAGGGGATAGGATACTCTTTATGGATGATGGAGTGATCGCAGAAGAAGGAACACCAGATGAGATATTCAATCATTCAAAGAATAAAAGGACAAAAGAATTCCTGAGCAAGGTATTGTAA